One region of Micromonospora ureilytica genomic DNA includes:
- a CDS encoding sulfurtransferase encodes MSVPNDPDPRLQSYADPQRLVTTEWLAEHLGDEGLVVVESDEDVLLYESGHIPGAVKVDWHLELNDQVTRDYLDAESFAELCAAKGIGRGDTVVFYGDNFNWWAAYALWVFSLFGHADVRLLDGGRQKWIAEGREVTRDKPARPRADYPVPLRDDAPLRAFREQVMAHIASGRPLVDVRSAGEYTGEMLHMPDYPQEGALRGGHIPGAVSKPWKSAANEDGTFKSADELKAIYADQLGLSPDDDVIAYCRIGERSSHTWFVLRHLLGYPQVRNYDGSWTEWGNLVRAPVVKGDQPGGLAV; translated from the coding sequence ATGTCTGTGCCGAACGATCCCGATCCCCGCCTCCAGTCGTACGCGGACCCGCAGCGGCTGGTCACCACCGAGTGGCTGGCCGAGCATCTGGGCGACGAGGGTCTCGTCGTCGTCGAGTCCGACGAGGATGTGCTGCTCTACGAATCCGGTCACATTCCAGGTGCCGTCAAGGTCGACTGGCACCTGGAGCTGAACGATCAGGTGACCCGGGACTACCTGGACGCCGAGAGCTTCGCCGAGCTGTGTGCCGCGAAGGGCATCGGCCGGGGCGACACCGTCGTCTTCTACGGCGACAACTTCAACTGGTGGGCCGCGTACGCCCTCTGGGTCTTCTCGCTCTTTGGCCACGCCGACGTGCGACTGCTCGACGGTGGCCGGCAGAAGTGGATCGCCGAGGGACGCGAGGTGACCCGCGACAAGCCAGCTCGCCCGCGCGCCGACTATCCGGTGCCGCTACGTGACGACGCGCCGCTGCGTGCCTTCCGTGAGCAGGTCATGGCGCACATCGCCTCCGGCCGGCCACTTGTCGACGTCCGGTCGGCGGGTGAGTACACCGGCGAGATGCTGCACATGCCGGACTACCCGCAGGAGGGCGCGCTGCGCGGTGGGCACATCCCGGGCGCGGTCAGCAAGCCGTGGAAGTCCGCCGCCAACGAGGACGGCACGTTCAAGTCCGCCGACGAGCTGAAGGCGATCTACGCCGACCAGCTCGGGCTGAGCCCCGACGACGACGTGATCGCGTACTGCCGGATCGGCGAGCGGTCCAGCCACACCTGGTTCGTGCTGCGGCACCTGCTGGGCTACCCGCAGGTGCGCAACTACGACGGCTCGTGGACCGAGTGGGGCAACCTGGTCCGGGCACCCGTCGTCAAGGGCGACCAGCCCGGCGGCCTGGCCGTCTGA
- a CDS encoding HSP90 family protein, with the protein MDHTFQVDLRGVVDLLSHHLYGSPRVYVRELLQNAVDAITARRRDEPDAPALVRIEPPDSTGDGTLRVHDTGIGLTEAQVHELLATIGRSSKRDELGFSRHEFLGQFGIGLLSCFLVADEIQVLTRHGDNPTVRWTGYADGRYAVTVAPPEAARAEPGTTVTLVPRRDADQWFTTPTVTDLARLFGALLPVTVRVGDVVTTTGEPPWPTTPGAPLDRAALIRYARETLGVDPFDVLPLSVPEAGLTGVAVILPTPVNPAARAGHRVYLKRMLLTENADGLLPEWAFFAHCVVDATELRPTASREALYEDTLLTATREALGDQVRGWLVRLARHDPHRLAEFLQVHHLGVKALALHDDEMLRLVDRWWPMDTNVGTLTLAEFRERYGVVRYAASLDEFRQLAAVAAAQDLAVVNAGYTYDSELIERLPVVDRSVLIERLEPSDLTTRFDALDPPVELALRQFLAAAQRAVERSGCEVVIRAYDPVSLPALYLVSRSAAFNDQLAASRDRADELWGGVLDALAATAPPDRPQLVLNHRNPLVRRVTMLSDPELVGLAIEALYGQALLLGHHPIRAADAALLNDSFLGLLGRAVPGRE; encoded by the coding sequence GTGGACCACACTTTCCAGGTCGACCTACGTGGCGTGGTTGACCTGCTCAGTCATCACCTCTACGGCAGCCCGCGGGTCTACGTCCGCGAGCTGCTCCAGAACGCGGTGGACGCGATCACCGCCCGGCGTAGGGACGAGCCGGACGCGCCGGCGCTGGTCCGCATCGAACCGCCGGACAGCACCGGCGACGGCACGCTGCGGGTGCACGACACCGGCATCGGTCTGACCGAGGCGCAGGTGCACGAGCTGTTGGCCACCATCGGCCGCAGCTCGAAGCGCGACGAGTTGGGCTTCTCCCGGCACGAGTTCCTCGGCCAGTTCGGCATCGGCCTGCTCTCCTGCTTCCTGGTGGCCGACGAGATCCAGGTGCTCACCCGGCACGGCGACAACCCCACGGTGCGCTGGACCGGGTACGCCGACGGTCGCTACGCGGTGACGGTGGCCCCGCCGGAGGCCGCCCGCGCCGAGCCGGGCACCACTGTCACGCTGGTGCCCCGCCGCGACGCGGACCAGTGGTTCACCACCCCGACAGTCACCGACCTGGCCCGGCTCTTCGGCGCGCTGCTGCCGGTCACCGTCCGCGTCGGCGACGTCGTCACCACCACCGGGGAACCGCCGTGGCCGACCACGCCGGGTGCGCCGCTGGACCGCGCGGCACTGATCCGGTACGCCCGGGAGACGCTCGGCGTGGACCCGTTCGACGTCCTGCCGCTCTCCGTGCCGGAGGCCGGGCTGACCGGCGTCGCCGTCATCCTGCCGACCCCGGTGAACCCGGCGGCCCGCGCCGGGCACCGCGTCTACCTCAAGCGGATGTTGCTCACCGAGAACGCCGACGGGCTGCTGCCGGAGTGGGCGTTCTTCGCGCACTGCGTGGTGGACGCGACCGAGCTGCGCCCGACCGCCAGCCGGGAGGCACTGTATGAGGACACCTTGCTGACGGCGACCCGGGAGGCGCTCGGTGACCAGGTGCGCGGCTGGTTGGTCCGGCTGGCGCGGCACGACCCGCACCGGCTGGCCGAGTTCCTCCAGGTGCACCACCTCGGCGTGAAGGCCCTGGCGCTGCACGACGACGAGATGCTCCGGCTGGTCGACAGGTGGTGGCCCATGGACACCAACGTCGGCACGCTCACCCTCGCCGAGTTCCGCGAACGCTACGGCGTGGTCCGCTACGCGGCGAGCCTCGACGAGTTCCGTCAGCTCGCCGCGGTGGCCGCCGCGCAGGACCTGGCGGTGGTCAACGCCGGCTACACGTACGACAGCGAGCTGATCGAGCGGCTGCCGGTGGTGGACCGCTCGGTGCTGATCGAGCGGCTGGAGCCGAGCGACCTCACCACCCGGTTCGACGCGCTCGACCCGCCTGTGGAGTTGGCGTTGCGACAGTTCCTCGCGGCGGCGCAGCGGGCCGTCGAGCGGTCCGGCTGTGAGGTGGTCATTCGGGCGTACGACCCGGTCTCGCTGCCCGCGCTGTACCTGGTCAGCCGGTCGGCCGCGTTCAACGACCAGCTCGCGGCCAGCCGGGACCGGGCCGACGAGCTGTGGGGCGGGGTGCTCGACGCGCTCGCCGCCACCGCCCCGCCGGACCGTCCGCAGTTGGTGCTCAACCACCGCAACCCGCTGGTACGACGGGTGACCATGCTGAGCGACCCGGAGCTTGTCGGTCTCGCCATCGAGGCGCTGTACGGGCAGGCGCTGCTGCTCGGCCACCATCCGATCCGCGCGGCCGACGCCGCGCTGCTGAACGATTCCTTCCTCGGCCTGCTCGGCCGGGCTGTTCCGGGACGGGAGTGA
- a CDS encoding SigE family RNA polymerase sigma factor gives MAPTRDDGRDGYLAFVENHQHRLLRAAYLICGNQHQAEDLLQDALLKLALRWSSVRNGDPSAYVRAILYRDSVSWWRRRRREWLSAAPPDQVTHDRDGALRLTMHDALGLLPPRQRAVLVLRYYEDLTEVATAEALGVTVGTVKSQCHAALRRLREVAPDLARDARPSRGSADLASGLEVNP, from the coding sequence ATGGCGCCGACGAGGGACGACGGACGCGACGGCTACCTCGCCTTCGTGGAGAACCACCAACACCGGCTGCTCCGCGCCGCCTACCTGATCTGCGGCAACCAGCATCAGGCCGAAGACCTCCTCCAGGACGCGCTGCTGAAGCTGGCGCTGCGCTGGTCCTCGGTCCGCAACGGCGACCCCTCCGCGTACGTGCGGGCCATCCTCTACCGCGACTCGGTGTCCTGGTGGCGTCGCCGACGGCGGGAATGGCTCAGCGCCGCCCCGCCGGACCAGGTGACCCACGACCGTGACGGCGCCCTACGGCTGACGATGCACGACGCGCTGGGCCTGCTGCCACCACGGCAGCGGGCCGTGCTGGTGTTGCGCTACTACGAGGACCTGACCGAGGTCGCCACCGCCGAGGCGCTCGGGGTGACCGTCGGCACCGTGAAGAGCCAGTGTCATGCGGCGCTGCGCCGACTCCGCGAGGTCGCCCCGGACCTCGCCCGCGATGCCCGACCGAGCCGGGGCTCGGCCGATCTGGCCAGCGGTCTGGAGGTGAACCCGTGA
- a CDS encoding TetR/AcrR family transcriptional regulator — MTVEQQARGAAGAGRRRSRKDEILEIAVGLFAARGYHGVSMDDIGAAAGVTGPALYHHFAGKEAMLAAALIPVSEGLLAGGRERAAGRSDDPRGVLESLIDYHVEFALANPAVIALHLHELDRLPEEPRRRIRRLQRLYVEEWVTVLTALHPGMPDGEARVLAHAAFGLMNSTPFLGGEVDRRRRAELLRGATLAALLA; from the coding sequence GTGACGGTGGAGCAGCAGGCACGGGGTGCGGCGGGTGCGGGCCGGCGCAGGTCCCGCAAGGACGAGATCCTGGAGATCGCGGTAGGTCTGTTCGCGGCGCGCGGCTATCACGGCGTGTCGATGGACGACATCGGCGCGGCCGCTGGAGTCACCGGTCCGGCGCTCTACCACCACTTCGCCGGCAAGGAGGCCATGCTGGCCGCCGCGCTGATTCCGGTCAGTGAGGGGCTGTTGGCCGGTGGGCGGGAACGCGCCGCCGGGCGCTCGGACGACCCGCGCGGCGTACTGGAGTCGCTGATCGACTACCACGTCGAGTTCGCGCTGGCCAACCCGGCGGTGATCGCGTTGCACCTGCACGAGTTGGATCGCCTGCCCGAGGAGCCGCGGCGGCGGATCCGTCGCCTGCAACGGCTCTACGTCGAGGAATGGGTGACTGTGCTCACCGCGCTGCACCCGGGCATGCCCGACGGCGAGGCGAGGGTGCTCGCGCACGCCGCGTTCGGCCTGATGAACTCGACGCCGTTCCTCGGTGGCGAGGTGGACCGGCGACGCCGCGCCGAGCTGCTGCGCGGTGCGACACTGGCCGCGCTGCTCGCCTGA
- a CDS encoding SGNH/GDSL hydrolase family protein produces MRWRSFVAVGDSFTEGMDDAYPDGTFRGWADLVATRLAADAGPDFRYANLAIRGRLFPSVVAEQVPSAVAMKPDLISFAAGGNDVLRRTFDPDTLVARFDEVVRQLRSGGADVLLFRFADVMARLPGQRLVAPRVQLLNQAVGETAERHGAIMVDLYADDAFLNPMLWSTDRLHLSPAGHRRVAGQVLNALGVGCDEEWLMVPPHPAPSPWLAARASDLRWAGRYLAPWVKRRLTGRSSGDTVTAKRPQLGPLVG; encoded by the coding sequence GTGCGCTGGCGCAGTTTTGTCGCGGTCGGGGACAGCTTCACCGAGGGTATGGACGACGCGTACCCGGACGGCACTTTCCGGGGTTGGGCGGACCTGGTGGCGACCCGGCTCGCCGCCGACGCGGGGCCCGACTTCCGGTACGCCAACCTGGCGATCCGGGGCCGGCTCTTCCCCAGCGTGGTCGCCGAGCAGGTGCCCTCCGCCGTGGCGATGAAGCCGGATCTGATCAGCTTCGCTGCCGGTGGCAACGACGTGCTGCGGCGCACCTTCGACCCGGACACGCTTGTCGCCCGCTTCGACGAGGTGGTCCGGCAACTGCGCTCGGGCGGCGCGGATGTGCTCCTCTTCCGGTTCGCGGACGTGATGGCCCGACTGCCCGGCCAGCGCCTCGTCGCTCCCCGGGTGCAGTTGCTCAACCAGGCGGTCGGTGAGACCGCCGAGCGGCACGGCGCGATCATGGTCGACTTGTACGCCGACGACGCGTTCCTCAATCCGATGCTCTGGAGCACCGACCGGTTGCACCTCTCCCCGGCCGGCCACCGGCGGGTCGCCGGGCAGGTGTTGAACGCCCTCGGGGTTGGCTGCGACGAGGAGTGGCTGATGGTTCCGCCGCACCCGGCGCCGTCGCCGTGGCTGGCCGCCCGCGCTTCCGACCTGCGGTGGGCCGGTCGGTACCTCGCCCCCTGGGTGAAGCGGCGGCTGACCGGTCGGTCGTCCGGCGACACGGTGACGGCGAAGCGCCCGCAACTCGGGCCGCTCGTCGGCTGA
- a CDS encoding MFS transporter, producing the protein MTSSALGRDFRLLWSAAVSSRFGDALRTPALALLAATVTRDPRVIAAVTVAAQLPPLLFGLLGGVYADRWDRRRTMAVVDGVRAAVVAALAVVVALNRLSVLVLLVVAFLLAALGTLFDSASFALLPSLVPPDALPRANGRLQAGSAVAGGFLGAPAAGVLFAVAPALPFALDAVTFAAAALLVLALGPPPVLGPGTARRRGSVWSEIVEGLRWLRAHRTLWRVTVLTAASNLAISGIMAVLVLYALDVLRVPPAGYGLFAAAAIVGGVAGALGAARLAAWLGTVPALRAVLAVETVALTGFALARHPVPGGIALAVFAAGTVVWNSLWASYGQRQVPSELLGRVGAAQRMVGLLTAPLGAALAGLAAASYGTAPVAAAAAGTFALVTLAAWWSTVEHVRQGGAERHHEPHSSTVI; encoded by the coding sequence ATGACTTCCTCCGCACTGGGCCGGGACTTCCGGCTCCTGTGGTCCGCCGCCGTCTCGTCCCGGTTCGGGGACGCCCTGCGTACCCCGGCTCTGGCCCTGTTGGCCGCGACCGTGACCCGCGACCCCCGGGTCATCGCGGCGGTCACCGTGGCCGCGCAGTTGCCGCCACTGCTGTTCGGCCTGCTCGGCGGCGTGTACGCGGACCGCTGGGACCGTCGGCGGACGATGGCAGTGGTCGACGGGGTACGCGCTGCCGTGGTGGCGGCGCTGGCCGTGGTGGTCGCGCTCAACCGGCTCAGCGTCCTGGTGCTGCTGGTGGTGGCGTTTCTGCTTGCCGCGTTGGGCACCCTCTTCGACTCCGCCTCGTTCGCGCTGCTGCCCTCGTTGGTGCCGCCGGACGCGCTACCCCGGGCGAACGGTCGGCTCCAGGCGGGGTCAGCGGTGGCCGGTGGCTTCCTCGGGGCGCCCGCCGCCGGTGTCCTGTTCGCAGTCGCCCCGGCTCTTCCGTTCGCCCTCGACGCCGTCACCTTCGCGGCGGCGGCCCTGCTCGTGCTGGCCCTCGGTCCACCTCCCGTGCTGGGCCCGGGGACGGCACGGCGGCGCGGCTCGGTGTGGAGCGAGATCGTCGAGGGGCTGCGCTGGCTGCGTGCGCACCGGACCCTGTGGAGGGTCACAGTGCTCACCGCCGCGAGCAACCTGGCGATCAGCGGAATCATGGCGGTGCTGGTGCTCTACGCGCTGGACGTGTTGCGGGTGCCGCCGGCCGGGTACGGGCTGTTCGCCGCCGCCGCCATCGTCGGGGGCGTGGCGGGGGCCCTCGGAGCGGCTCGGCTCGCCGCCTGGCTCGGCACGGTGCCGGCGCTGCGCGCGGTGCTGGCCGTGGAAACCGTGGCGCTGACCGGCTTCGCGCTGGCTCGGCATCCGGTGCCGGGCGGGATCGCGCTGGCCGTCTTCGCCGCCGGCACCGTGGTGTGGAACAGCCTGTGGGCGTCGTACGGGCAGCGGCAGGTGCCGAGCGAACTGCTCGGTCGGGTCGGTGCGGCCCAGCGGATGGTCGGTCTGCTCACCGCACCGCTCGGGGCGGCGCTCGCCGGGCTGGCCGCCGCGTCGTACGGCACCGCGCCGGTGGCGGCCGCGGCGGCGGGGACGTTCGCGCTGGTCACCCTCGCCGCCTGGTGGTCCACGGTCGAGCATGTCCGCCAGGGCGGTGCCGAACGCCACCACGAGCCCCACAGCTCCACCGTCATCTGA
- a CDS encoding imidazolonepropionase-like domain-containing protein, translated as MSEHAVLVSGDRVEAVGPLAELSSAYAGARVRRWPGTLGPGLLHDSPLPPAPTPRERVHALLRTGVTAVLVEHLADPALRAAAERSDMLVLATAVAPTLRPGGRADLAVHGVDGTCLVTVVAGRIVHRRA; from the coding sequence GTGTCTGAGCACGCCGTGCTGGTCAGTGGCGACCGGGTCGAGGCCGTCGGGCCGCTGGCCGAGCTGAGTTCGGCGTACGCCGGTGCGCGGGTTCGCCGCTGGCCGGGCACGCTGGGGCCGGGTCTGCTGCACGACAGTCCGCTGCCGCCCGCGCCGACCCCGCGTGAGCGGGTGCACGCGCTGCTGCGTACCGGGGTGACGGCGGTGCTTGTGGAACACCTGGCCGACCCGGCGCTGCGGGCCGCAGCCGAGCGGAGCGACATGCTGGTGCTGGCCACCGCCGTGGCACCCACGCTGCGTCCGGGCGGGCGGGCCGACCTCGCGGTGCACGGCGTCGACGGCACCTGCCTGGTGACGGTGGTCGCCGGTCGGATCGTCCACCGCCGCGCCTGA